GAGCCTTAGTTAGCAAAGCATCCTCAGTCCATGGTTGAACCACAATAGGCTTATTGTCGAACATGGGGTACCCTTGTTGTAAGACAAGATTTTTGCATTCCATGGTAGGAAACCGGACAATAAACACACCATTAGGGAGAAAGGATATCTTATCATAGTGATACTTACCCCAGAGGCGTTTCACATGACTTGATATTAACTCCCAAGGCGGATTACCCCCAACACGTAGCAAACAACCGCCGTATTCCAGTACTCGACTTCAGATTTCACATCATCAGCAGTAAATTGAAGAATACCAGACTTAGGAGACGAAGGTTGAGAGGGAGCTTTCTTACCATGACGAACTTCCTGCCACTCCTCCTCAGGTTCGTCCTCACTGCCCAGTTCACTAGCATCTTCAACAATTGGAGTATCATCCTCAACAATAGCATCCAAGTTAATTTCAGGGATCCCCACAATCTCATTGACAGATTTGGTCCCTTTAGCCTCAGCCGATTGTGGAATCCCAGAAGAAGTGGACGCAAATTTATCCATTAATGGTGAAAATTCTAAAGATTGATCGCGTAGATTAGAAAAGGAGAGACGAATTCGTGCCTTAGATTTATTTTTTGAttgtttttgggattttttggATACTACTTTCCTTGCCATAGTGCAAAGGAACCCTAGAATCCTAGAGAGAAGTGAGAGCAACTTCTCTCTAAAATCCCCAttttaggtggtttggtttaggcggaacatgatgcactaactatcatgcgatgaaaagcaacaagaatggaaaaacgtaaaacaaaaacaaagtcctagtgtggcctatctaccaaaatgaacataaatacaactttggaatccttcctaggacgcgagaagcttgtcttgatgttccatcttagtccatgtagcgggagtgagcaatccaatctccatctttagtcttctcaaaaattacaatttaaaaattacaaaataaacctatttacattctaatttcaaaaccataatactaaagaaaaccaaaggagattcgagatctcaaaattacatcaagactatgtttccatcattacgaaaacataatcaactaaggccacactaggtaatacaaattacaaccgattgcagaaatacataaataaatcattcaacaattcatacaactaaataaaaaatgcatcaactataaattaaccattcaagacataattccttaattatgtagagtaatttatccaaaccacctattttaaaatgatcaaaattatgtgacaattcttcaattactcacaataattccaatcttaatacacattaacttgtaatatgaattaatctaacattattttaaaccactttaaaataattgggtatctaaaatttgtgaaccttttcacaacaaacaatcatacattataagtttaatgtataataattattggccaaaacaaacataatttttttttttatcattgctctcggcatttcaaaaaaacaaaaaaaaaacagtattTTTTTTTAATGCTCTCGGCATTGTgccctaaaaaaaacaaaaacagttttttttttttttttttatttcttgcgGCATTTTGCCCAAAATCTCgcaaaaaaaacatttttttttttttttttttttagaattttttttttatttttttttacgaaaacatccttttaatgtgaacaaatttgtttagGGTTGCtattataacaagattggcataatcatcaacttttaatttaaacatggatccaaactagatgattcaatttaacctcttaaaatgaatatctaaattatgattaaattgattatccgattttttttttttggtggaaatgtAAGTAGTATTATAGCTCATCCCTTAAAAGGGCAAAAAAATGTCACCAACACAACCATTAACTCATCTACCTCATCTAACAGGAACCATACTCAAAATTGCCTACAAAAAATAATTACATAAGACCCCGAGTTTGACACCATACTATATCATGTTGTTTCATAACTCCTTTGCTCACAGCCATCAGTCTCAATTTAACTTCATTCTTGATTCTTTTCAGCAGAATTCCTGGTTGAGGAACCGTACCATCCAACCTGCACATATTCCGTGTCTGCCAAACATTATACTGCAATGCCACCACCAGGGCACAAGTAACCAACCTCACAAAGCCAGACCAGCCTCGTTGTTTTAACACTTCATCAGCAGAGACCACCTGCTTCTTCTTATCAGATACTCCTAACCAAGCATACAGTTCCTTGTAACATTTCTTCACAAAAACACAGTCTTGAAATAGATGCTTGTGAGTCTCAGCATCCACTCCACAAATGTAGCAGCTGATATTCTGAGTAACACCCATTTTATGCAGCCTGTCAAGCGTTAGTAATCTCTCATGCTTAATCAGCCACTGTATGAAACAGTGTCTTTTAATATTAAAACGATTCCAAGCACTCTTATACCACTGAATTTTGGGTGTACTCTGAACTAACCAAGCATATCCTTTAGCAATAGTGTACTCCTTTCCATCAGTCAGCCATTTACCATGACTATAGGCTTCTTGAAACTTCTTTTTAACCTCCCAAATTTTCCTCCTGGCCCAAGAGCTAGCAGCTATAGGTTGGTAATCAAGCCAAGAACGCCCTTTCATATAAATTTTATCTACCCATTAAATCCATAAATGATCCTTTTTCTTAGCTATCCACCATACAAGCTTTCCAATTGCTGCTATGTTCCAGGTCTTCAAATCAACCAGACCTAGTCCCCCTTCATCTTTCCCCTTGCATAGAACAGACCAAGCCACTAGAGGAGCTTTGGTGTAGTCCTCACCACCTTCCCACAAGAAGTTCCTACAAAGAGCCTGTATCCTCTCCATAACTCCAGCAGGGAGAACAAATAGCTGGGACCAATAGTTGTGAATAGTAGAGAGAACAACTTTCACCAAAGTCAGTCTACAAGTATAAGAGATTTTCTTTTTATTCCATCCTCTAATCCTTTGGACCATTCTATCCACAAGCACATTACAATCAGTCCTTGCCAACCTCTTGTGTGAAATTTTAACCCCCAAATACTTGAAAGGTAGGGAGCCCTTCTTAAAACCAGTATGATCCAGGATAGCTCCAACAGTATCACAATCAATGCCATTCAAAATAATATCAGACTTCTCAATGCTAATGATCAAGCCAGATGCATTAGAGAAGCATTGAAACACTTCTAGCATAATGATCACTGATTTAATGTCCCCTTTACAAAACAGTAGcaggtcatcagcaaacatcaaatGTGTGAGCTTTATGCCTCTACAAAGAGGGTGGTATTTAAAACCAGGGAACCCTCTGGCCTCAACCGAATATTTGATTCattacaattgatttgaacattattaaattaacttgtatgccaaaactatatagcaaaaacaaatgaacatcatcaatcaaaacgatttccatttacattttaatttaattcatattaaatcaaaacatctacaaatctatcatattatcatcttaacatattaaaacaacaatatcaataaatcaaaatggaaacaaaacatcaaaaatTAAAAATCATCTCGGCAAAAATATTAATCGGCCGAAAatgttttctcaatttttttttgtttaaatccatttatgaaaatcatataaaataattttgtggcctatgctctgataccacttgtgggaaatatcggtatatttcatcaagaaaattttggattataacgaaattatgaaatatgaaattacgagtcataaacgaattgcataaacaaaagaaaaagagattagaattaaccttcggtcctagaaatttagcctaagaacaaatatcgagatcgatattctcttaatcgttgcacccaagatgctccgagaaaatgCCCCCTTTTTGCTAGAAAAGGAACCCTAATTTCTAAATGATATTTTGGGTTTTTGTGATTGATACGtccatattctatacactttatctgtggttttggcacgtatttccatgcataattgttagcttaaggctactatttctcccgaaacggtttactttgcattttctatgattatttgtaggaatgaatggaagtaagctaaatcaagcctaattcgtcctccggaggcaacttcaaggAAGCCCAGAAGAAGGAGAttcgtactcactcacctcgggatgTGTGCATTGGAGTGAGGAGCTGCTTTTGAAGAAAAGAAGTGTTTCTGCACagcaccatcagtcgatcgactatgctgtaaagtcgatcgaccactgaagctCACCAGACGCTACTGTTCTACattgaccagtcgatcgaccatgctgaccggtcgatcgaccagtcttcgaGCTGGGAAttatttcttcgtgttagacttttaaaagcccaacttgtaattaacttttggcattctttttatcagtagaacagGGCAataattaggttatgctttttattattgaagaactcagtttttagatctagctttgcTGACGGAAACTCTCGATTTCGGTACTTTGTTCTTGAATccaattagtaagtttttatgcaattcctttcttcttttaattcttgttatttcaattcttgtttcaTCAATTTAATTCCAGAAATTCATCTCTTGTCCTTTGTCTTTTATTtgaattcaatcatgtcaatcttgttctttgttatcaatttagcaattgtttcagttttagtcatgcgtagctaattgttttgattgggaatgaggtgaaccatggcataaattaggattgtttgcTAGCATGAATTCTTCCGTTTCGGTATTGTCGTCTGTTGATATGTcttttgctagattgaaagattagtaattagaactatcattagattggaatttctcttgagtgaaagctttgagaaatttcggggaattagaagaccgcaaggttaatttgagcatagatcgaaaggcttgcttataccccctgagaccgtattataagatTTCTGTTACCTTATTGTCCTGACCATTGCCGTGGTGAACCGAATTTCCCAATCCCtttttttgtcttgttgagaatTTTCATTTTAGCATTTAGTCAATTTAGTCAACcaatctcaaaaccccccaattaattgttacttttatagactgaaaaatagcaaacaaaatcaaccttgtctctctgtggttcgacccttactatcactagctatagttttagtttggaattataaatttaattttgatacaaaacgacggtatcaaattttggcgccgttgccgggaagaCGGTGTatttctgtttgctttatttttagtttattt
The Silene latifolia isolate original U9 population chromosome 11, ASM4854445v1, whole genome shotgun sequence genome window above contains:
- the LOC141613388 gene encoding uncharacterized protein LOC141613388; the protein is MKGRSWLDYQPIAASSWARRKIWEVKKKFQEAYSHGKWLTDGKEYTIAKGYAWLVQSTPKIQWYKSAWNRFNIKRHCFIQWLIKHERLLTLDRLHKMGVTQNISCYICGVDAETHKHLFQDCVFVKKCYKELYAWLGVSDKKKQVVSADEVLKQRGWSGFVRLVTCALVVALQYNVWQTRNMCRLDGTVPQPGILLKRIKNEVKLRLMAVSKGVMKQHDIVWCQTRGLM